GAGACCTTGTACGAAGGTCCATCCGACGACGCCTCTTGtttggccatcaagaacTGTGACCCTAAGGCCGACTTGATGCTTTACGTGTCCAAGATGGTTCCTACCTCTGATAAGGGTAGATTCTACGCTTTCGGTAGAGTTTTCGCTGGTACTGTTAAGTCCGGTATGAAGGTCAGAATCCAAGGTCCAAACTACGTTCCAGGTAAGAAGGACGACCTGTTCATCAAGGCTATCCAGAGAACCGTGTTGATGATGGGAAGATTCGTCGAGGCTATCGACGACTGTCCAGCTGGTAACATTGTTGGTTTGGTTGGTATTGACCAGTTCTTGCTCAAGTCCGGTACTCTGACCACCAACGAGGCTTCTCACAACATGAAGGTCATGAAGTTCTCTGTCTCTCCGGTCGTCGAGGTCGCCGTTGAGGTCAAGAACGGTAACGATCTTCCAAAGCTGGTCGAGGGTCTCAAGAGATTGTCCAAGTCTGACCCATGTGTTTTGACTTCTATCTCTCCATCTGGTGAGCACATTGTTGCTGCCACCGGTGAGTTGCACTTGGAGATTTGTCTGTCCGACTTGGAGAACGACCACGCTGGTGTTCCATTGAAGGTTTCTCCACCAGTCGTCTCCTACAGAGAAACCGTTGAGGCTGAATCCAGAATTGTTGCCTTGTCCAAGTCTCCAAACAAGCACAACAGAATCTACCTGAAGGCCGAGCCaatggacgaggaggttAGCCAAGCCATTGAGTCCGGAAAGATCAACGCCAGAGACGACTTCAAGCAGAGAGCCAGATTGATGGCCGACGAGTACGGTTGGGACGTTACCGACGCCAGAAAGATCTGGTGTTTCGGTCCAGACGGTTCTGGTCCAAACGTTGTTGTCGACCAAACCAAGGCTGTCCAATACTTGCTTGAAATCAAGGACCACGTCAACGCCGGTTTCCAATGGGCTACTAAGGAGGGTCCAATTCTTGGTGAGACCTTGAGAGGTGTCAGATTCAACATCATGGATGTGACCTTGCACGCCGATGCTATCCACAGAGGTGCTGGTCAAATCATGCCAACGATGAGAAGAGCCACCTTTGCTGCCATGCTTTTGGCTGAGCCAAGAATCCAGGAGCCTGTCTTCCTGGTCGAGGTCCAATGTCCAGAGAACGCTATTGGTGGTATTTACTCTGTCCTGAACAAGAAGAGAGGACAAGTTGTTTCTGAAGAACAAAGACCAGGTACCCCAATGTTCACTGTCAAGGCTTACTTGCCTGTCAACGAGTCTTTCGGTTTCACTGGTGAATTGAGACAAGCCACCGGTGGTCAAGCTTTCCCACAAATGATCTTCGACCACTGGTCCACCATGAACGGTGACCCAACCGACAAGAACACCAAGCCTGGTGAAATTGTTACTACCACCAGAAAGAGAAGAGGTATGAAAGAGGAAGTTCCAGGCTACGAAGAATACTACGACAAGTTGTAAGCGACATGTTTTTGATATATACTTGGATTTAATCAGACACAATTCCTATTTTTACCGTAGTTTCATCCTTTGACTTGGAAGTCAAGTCCTTCTGCCTGCACACCTGTGAacaattttctgtttccCTTTAGCAACGCGCGCTCGGCTTTTTGGGCCCTGTCTATGGTTTGTGACCTGAGTCTCCTCCAATAATTGCGAATATGCCTATATATGGCACTGTGCGGATCGAAATTTTGTATGACATGATTATCCACTGCGGTAAGGtcgtcaacaagctcgCTGACTAGTTGATATTCATAATTGTCAACCTTTTCCACTATTCGCCTGATAGAAGGCACGTTGGAATCTTCAAAAGTTGTCGAAATTATGGCATTGTTTCTGTCGTGTTTGAGGAATTGATCCAATAATTCCTTAATCAAATATTGCATCGGCAGGTAATATATTTCCATCTGGTCAAGCAGTTCTTTGGTAGACTTGAGCTCAAGTTTTGCCTTTTTCAGGGATAGAGAGGATATCTCTGCTAGTCTGGCTATGTCCTGCTTGATCAAGTCTAGAGCCTGAAGACgctcgtcgatctcctcgttcGTGAGAACACCGAGATTTGCCGTGTCCGGACGTCTGATCAGGGGACCTCCAGTTGCCTCGCGTTTCAGAGTCCAATACTTTGCAAACTCatataaataattaataTCTTGTGGAATTCTGTAGCTCTGGAGCATCTTGTCCAACTTCTTAATCACAACAAGAGGAAGGATAGGGGCTCCGCGCACGGTCTTCCATTTGAACCAGTGATTTTTCGTGTCCTTCAACTCCTTTTTCTCGGCTTTGCTAATCACAATTTTGTTTCCTGAGTCTCGGTTCTTCCCCGTGCTGTAGTAAAGTTTGGTTTTTTGGATCCCTTGCTTTGTGTCATGATAAAAATCCCACTCTTTTGGAGAATGTCTATCGCAGTACGACACAACGGTGCTCTTATCATGGATAGCTGTTTGGACTCCTTGTTTCATCTCCATATAAAAGTCTGAGCGTCGCGCACATGTAACGTGGTACGCGACTGAACAACTGGGCTTGGAACACTGGATACACGCTCCAACTTTCTGACGACATATATAACAAGTGAGCTTCCAGCGACTTCGCGGAATATTGCCGATCCCCTCGATCGGCTCCATATAGATAGGGTTGGCAAAATATAGTTCGTTTATCCACAATGTACAGATCACGTGGCCCCATCCGCCGTTGTCTGTCTGCTTAAACGCACCCGTGACACTAGGGCAAAATAGGCATCTGTTCTTTTGATTTCGGGCAATGAGGCACTTTCGACACAGCCAGGGACCCTCTGGAATAAATGCAACACCATAACATTCCTGATGAACAGCTATATCGCAGCCGTCGCAGAACACAATGGCGTTCGAGTTGTCGCACTCATTCCTATTGCAAACGGCACAGCACTGATCTTCCTCTGGAGCAGCTCCTATCCCATCATCGGATCCATACAGCTGGGCATGGAGCTGGGCCTGTTCTTCGTTTTGATGCTCGTTTTTTATTTTGggtggcagcagcttctcgatgAAGCACCATTCCATTTCGAAATAAGTCATTATGACctcaaaaagctccagAGAAATATGCTTGCCATCTTTGGCAAGTCTTGCATTGACATGTTCAAGGTAACTCGcgtcctgctcgtccaTGTCATACAGAGAACGCACTTTCTGGTCTAAGGTAAGACCGTCGGTAATGAGGCCGTCTCCTCGGTCTGTTGGCCGCCAAAAGGTCGGCTTTTGCACAGTTTTGTTGCCATTGTAGCCAAACTGGATCATACTTCTAGCAACAGGAGGTTCTTCTGTATGTTGATCCGGCATTTTCCTGAAAGACGGTCTTTTCAGCCGTGTCAAAATTTCCCGGTCCTGTCGTTTCCTTTTCAGCCTGTACTCCTCATACTCGTCATCGGCCCTGCTCTCTTTCACCAGGACAGGCAACGGCTCAAACTCATCGAGACCCTCGTAGTAGTCTGTGAAATTTTGTTCCTCACGGGGTTTAGACACCTCCAAGTACTCATCTCTCTCCACGGGCCGAGGGCTCCTAGGCGTGGGCAACTTTCTAGGCGGAGACGTCTCTGAGTCGCTATCCAGTAGACGCGGAGCGAGTCTTCGCCGCCGAAGACTCTTGCGGACTATTGGAGACGGGCGTTCGCGCAGGATGGCCATAAACAAAATGAGGTTGGTAAATTTTGGGCGTCTCACATCTTTACACCAGAAGATAAAATCGGGGCAGGTATAGTAGGAGGCGGTAACGGAGGCGGGCCGGCCGCGGAACAAGAGACAAAGATGCGGCTATGTTTTTATGCTGTGTGTGTCTACCTCCTGTTTCATCTTGTTTGACTATACAGCTCACCGTGACCATCTTCCAGATTTAACCGTTGTGCCTTATTATTTTGCTATTATTTTAGTGCATATTTTTAACGAGTGTTGTGCCTGCAGCAAACAAACTGGACGAGGCCCCAAGTGAAATTCGACCACTTTTTCACGTCCTTCCGAGTTGCATTCAAGTAGGAGCAGCTCCGATTTTGGAAATGTGCGATTATCTGTATTCTGCAACCACCTGATGAAAAAGCCTATGGTTTAGTCAACTTTGTTATGGATATAGAAAACAACCATTCGGTTGCTGAGAGCGCAAGACAGGGACCAAAAAGGAGGTTGTCACATCTCTTCAGACGTCGGTCACTGTCCTCTTCGCCACGAACTTCAaagctcaaactcaagGATGTTCTGGTGCCATACCAGCTAGGCAATTTGGAGGTGGACAGTAGCTACCAAGAGTTCAAGTCACAAGTGTCAAAGGAGTCGAAATACTCACAAATTGTGCGACTGGCCGAACGACAGTCGCAACTTGTTTCAAACCGCTCTTCTTCCAATGTTGTAGATCAAGAACCAAGAGATCATTCAGCGTCGCTCACCTCGTTCGGATCAAGTGTCCACATAGAAGAGGCCGTCCCAGTCACAGCCATATCACCAAGTCCAGTACGGCCCCTCATCAGTGTTCCTCCATTACCTGCCCCTTCTCCGAAAAAAGCGACTTCCATTGGCACTGAAAACAATTCCCCAGTGCCACAAAAATTTATCCTTGTGGATCGGCCCGATTG
This window of the Ogataea parapolymorpha DL-1 chromosome VII, whole genome shotgun sequence genome carries:
- a CDS encoding Elongation factor 2, coding for MVNFTVEQIRELMDKVTNVRNMSVIAHVDHGKSTLTDSLVQRAGIISAAKAGEARFTDTRKDEQERGITIKSTAISLYSEMEDEDVKEIKQKTDGNKFLINLIDSPGHVDFSSEVTAALRVTDGALVVVDCVEGVCVQTETVLRQALGERIKPVVVINKVDRAMLELQISKEELYQSFSRTVESVNVIISTYVEPVLGDVQVYPEKGTVAFGSGLHGWAFTIRQFAVRYSKKFGVDRSKMMERLWGDSYFNPKTKKWSNKDRDASGQPLERAFNMFVLDPIFRLFSAIMNFKKDEIPVLLEKLEITLKGEEKELEGKALLKVVMRKFLPAADALLEMIVIHLPSPVTAQFYRAETLYEGPSDDASCLAIKNCDPKADLMLYVSKMVPTSDKGRFYAFGRVFAGTVKSGMKVRIQGPNYVPGKKDDLFIKAIQRTVLMMGRFVEAIDDCPAGNIVGLVGIDQFLLKSGTLTTNEASHNMKVMKFSVSPVVEVAVEVKNGNDLPKLVEGLKRLSKSDPCVLTSISPSGEHIVAATGELHLEICLSDLENDHAGVPLKVSPPVVSYRETVEAESRIVALSKSPNKHNRIYLKAEPMDEEVSQAIESGKINARDDFKQRARLMADEYGWDVTDARKIWCFGPDGSGPNVVVDQTKAVQYLLEIKDHVNAGFQWATKEGPILGETLRGVRFNIMDVTLHADAIHRGAGQIMPTMRRATFAAMLLAEPRIQEPVFLVEVQCPENAIGGIYSVLNKKRGQVVSEEQRPGTPMFTVKAYLPVNESFGFTGELRQATGGQAFPQMIFDHWSTMNGDPTDKNTKPGEIVTTTRKRRGMKEEVPGYEEYYDKL
- a CDS encoding NuA3 HAT complex component NTO1 codes for the protein MAILRERPSPIVRKSLRRRRLAPRLLDSDSETSPPRKLPTPRSPRPVERDEYLEVSKPREEQNFTDYYEGLDEFEPLPVLVKESRADDEYEEYRLKRKRQDREILTRLKRPSFRKMPDQHTEEPPVARSMIQFGYNGNKTVQKPTFWRPTDRGDGLITDGLTLDQKVRSLYDMDEQDASYLEHVNARLAKDGKHISLELFEVIMTYFEMEWCFIEKLLPPKIKNEHQNEEQAQLHAQLYGSDDGIGAAPEEDQCCAVCNRNECDNSNAIVFCDGCDIAVHQECYGVAFIPEGPWLCRKCLIARNQKNRCLFCPSVTGAFKQTDNGGWGHVICTLWINELYFANPIYMEPIEGIGNIPRSRWKLTCYICRQKVGACIQCSKPSCSVAYHVTCARRSDFYMEMKQGVQTAIHDKSTVVSYCDRHSPKEWDFYHDTKQGIQKTKLYYSTGKNRDSGNKIVISKAEKKELKDTKNHWFKWKTVRGAPILPLVVIKKLDKMLQSYRIPQDINYLYEFAKYWTLKREATGGPLIRRPDTANLGVLTNEEIDERLQALDLIKQDIARLAEISSLSLKKAKLELKSTKELLDQMEIYYLPMQYLIKELLDQFLKHDRNNAIISTTFEDSNVPSIRRIVEKVDNYEYQLVSELVDDLTAVDNHVIQNFDPHSAIYRHIRNYWRRLRSQTIDRAQKAERALLKGNRKLFTGVQAEGLDFQVKG